A stretch of Rhinoderma darwinii isolate aRhiDar2 chromosome 4, aRhiDar2.hap1, whole genome shotgun sequence DNA encodes these proteins:
- the LOC142760512 gene encoding speedy protein 1-A-like, giving the protein MAAFFSLLEDEHIRLFLARDSCMKISDKYLLAMVLVYFRRAGLSTKEYRKNFFPALFLANQFEEEEDDYRREIYPWALGQKWTLKRERLLRKRSQLLLRIGFRAWVDRATCDLIMAQDPLHWAWKRQRQNHHSWAVHYFRRDKFTINGPWSIPPSCSLCETSLLHPCKGKLCRTDNKEEPDTADL; this is encoded by the exons atggctgctttcttcagTCTCCTTG AGGATGAACACATCAGGCTTTTTCTCGCCAGGGACAGCTGCATGAAGATTTCGGACAAG TATCTCCTGGCGATGGTCCTTGTGTACTTCAGAAGAGCCGGACTAAGTACCAAGGAGTATAGAAAGAACTTCTTTCCAGCTTT GTTCTTAGCCAACCAGTTTGAGGAGGAAGAAGATGATTATCGACGAGAGATCTACCCCTGGGCCTTAGGACAGAAATGGACTCTGAAGAGGGAACGTCTACTCCGTAAACGCAGCCAGTTACTCCTCCGGATTGGATTTAGAGCTTGGGTAGACCGGGCCACCTGTGATCTG ATCATGGCACAAGACCCCTTGCATTGGGCATGGAAAAGACAGAGGCAGAACCATCATAGCTGGGCAGTTCACTACTTCAGAAGAGATAAATTCACCATCAATGGCCCATGGAGCATCCCCCCATCCTGCTCGCTTTGTGAGACCAGCCTTCTCCATCCTTGCAAGGGGAAATTGTGCCGCACAGACAACAAGGAGGAACCCGACACCGCAGATTTATAA